One window of Quercus robur chromosome 12, dhQueRobu3.1, whole genome shotgun sequence genomic DNA carries:
- the LOC126708350 gene encoding glutelin type-D 1-like: MEVDLSPKLAKKVHGDNGGSYHAWSPSELPMLREGNIGAAKLALEKNGFALPRYSDSSKVAYVLQGNGVAGIVLPESEEKVLAIKKGDAIALPFGVVTWWYNKEDTELVVLFLGDTSKAHRAGEFTDFFLTGSNGIFTGFSTEFVRRAWDLDENGVKTLVGKQSGNGIVKLDWNFEMPEPKKEHRFGMAFNCEEAPLDVDIKKGGRVVLLNTNVLPMLGEAGLGGDLVRLDGSAMCSPGYSCDSALQVTYIVRGSGRVQVVGVDGRRVLESTLKAGNLFIVPRFFVVSKIASPEGMDWFTVITSPNPTFTQLAGRTSVWKALSPSVLQASFDVDADTETLFRSKRTSEAIFFPPPN, from the exons atggaGGTTGATCTATCTCCAAAGTTGGCAAAGAAGGTGCACGGAGACAATGGAGGGTCATACCATGCTTGGTCTCCATCTGAGCTTCCCATGCTTCGTGAAGGGAATATTGGTGCTGCTAAGTTGGCCCTTGAGAAGAATGGTTTTGCTCTTCCTCGTTATTCTGATTCTTCCAAGGTTGCTTATGTACTCCAAg GAAATGGTGTAGCTGGAATTGTGCTTCCTGAATCAGAAGAGAAAGTTCTTGCAATTAAAAAGGGTGATGCCATTGCCCTTCCTTTTGGTGTGGTTACATGGTGGTACAACAAAGAGGACACTGAGTTAGTCGTTCTTTTCTTGGGAGACACTTCAAAAGCACACAGAGCTGGTGAGTTTACTGATTTTTTCCTGACAGGTTCCAATGGGATCTTCACTGGGTTCTCTACTGAGTTTGTGAGACGAGCATGGGACTTGGATGAGAATGGTGTGAAAACCCTTGTTGGAAAGCAATCAGGCAATGGAATTGTCAAGCTTGATTGGAACTTTGAAATGCCTGAGCCAAAGAAGGAACATCGATTTGGTATGGCATTCAATTGTGAGGAGGCTCCATTAGACGTGGACATTAAGAAAGGTGGAAGGGTTGTGCTATTGAACACTAATGTTCTTCCTATGCTTGGTGAAGCTGGGCTTGGGGGTGACCTTGTTAGGTTGGATGGAAGTGCCATGTGCTCTCCTGGATATTCTTGTGACTCGGCATTGCAGGTGACTTATATTGTTAGGGGTAGTGGCCGTGTTCAGGTTGTCGGCGTTGATGGCCGTAGGGTCTTGGAATCAACTCTTAAGGCGGGTAATTTGTTCATCGTGCCAAGGTTTTTTGTTGTATCAAAGATTGCCTCTCCTGAGGGTATGGATTGGTTCACTGTCATCACCAGCCCCAA TCCGACATTCACCCAATTAGCTGGAAGGACTTCAGTATGGAAGGCACTATCTCCTTCGGTGCTCCAGGCTTCATTCGATGTGGATGCCGATACAGAGACGCTTTTCCGCTCAAAGAGGACTTCTGAGGCCATTTTCTTCCCTCCACCGAATTGA
- the LOC126708351 gene encoding uncharacterized protein LOC126708351 — MEETSGHLFWECSRTQEVWALTKLFPPNHRVFFPSFLDLLWFGAMEKNWDPGDVAKAVMVAWALWTNRNEVWHGKKRKEGRAIVFGALDYLLEYQMCLDSPERPATSRPTRWSPPPPSRYKINVDGAVFGAQKAVGVGVVVRDEEGRVLGACCKKIKAPMGALEAEAKAFEVGLQFAKDMLIHDFILEGDSLLLVNAVNEISPPPSAVAAIVYSSLSALKDFRKVEISHVKRAGNRPAHLLAKYAKNIIDFNVWVEESPSLIDQALLQDVSFAACIQ, encoded by the coding sequence ATGGAAGAAACCTCAGGTCACTTATTTTGGGAGTGTTCTCGGACTCAGGAGGTTTGGGCTCTGACCAAGCTTTTCCCGCCAAACCATAGAGTTTTCTTCCCTTCCTTCTTGGACTTGCTGTGGTTTGGGGCCATGGAGAAGAATTGGGATCCTGGGGATGTGGCGAAGGCAGTTATGGTGGCTTGGGCGTTGTGGACTAACAGAAATGAAGTGTGGCATGGTAAGAAGCGGAAGGAGGGTAGGGCTATTGTCTTTGGAGCATTGGATTATCTCCTTGAATACCAGATGTGTTTGGACAGTCCGGAGCGTCCTGCCACTAGCAGGCCTACAAGATGGTCTCCCCCTCCCCCTTCACGCTATAAGATCAATGTGGATGGTGCGGTATTTGGGGCGCAAAAAGCTGTGGGCGTTGGGGTGGTGGTTAGGGATGAGGAAGGGAGAGTTTTGGGTGCCTGCTGCAAGAAAATTAAAGCTCCAATGGGTGCACTAGAAGCCGAAGCCAAAGCTTTTGAGGTAGGCCTCCAATTCGCTAAAGACATGCTTATTCATGACTTCATTTTGGAAGGGGACTCTCTGTTATTAGTTAATGCCGTTAATGAAATTTCTCCTCCTCCATCTGCTGTTGCTGCAATTGTTTATAGTTCCCTCTCTGCACTTAAGGACTTCCGTAAGGTAGAAATCTCTCATGTAAAGAGGGCAGGCAATAGGCCTGCCCATCTATTAGCCAAATATGCAAAAAACATTATTGATTTTAATGTTTGGGTGGAGGAGAGTCCTAGCCTTATTGATCAGGCTCTCCTGCAAGATGTTTCTTTTGCTGCTTGTATTCAATGA